A stretch of Oncorhynchus mykiss isolate Arlee chromosome 14, USDA_OmykA_1.1, whole genome shotgun sequence DNA encodes these proteins:
- the lrit3a gene encoding leucine-rich repeat, immunoglobulin-like domain and transmembrane domain-containing protein 3a, with product MHLLLYAHVFLCCFSVAHSFCPSQCTCVYHGRSDGTGTRSVLCDDPDMSDIPVNVPVDTVKLRVEKTGVRRIPTEAFYYLNDLRYLWITYNSISSVDAAAFYNLKVLHELRLDGNLISTFPWESLKEMPSLRTLDLHNNRLTSVAMEAIPYLVNITYLDISSNKLTTLSSDLVDIWPPFNGMPVSSSLSQKVVLGIQDNPWICDCRISKLIELSKMSDTSVVLMDQFLSCSGPENLAGVMFQRAELDQCLKPSVMMSATKITASLGSNVLLRCDATGYPTPTLIWTTSDGSPVNNTVVQESPGEGVRWSIISLNGISYKDDGEYSCKAKNFAGNAEAAISLSVAGYVATTMPPQRSNGEAGGNSPSTTSSAPSTDFSNSPSTLITTTTPATTTLPPVPTKKKLMPSNVQQKAPPKPSKIQQGSDRMLAADQSKKKDASKSVQDLEIVEETADSAVLLWTADGLPSDAPLTVVYSTYDDEDDSKRTMDTDAGSGKVLLEGLTSGMRYQVCLVAKGSAAGIDPCINFFTLDIVEDDAENQLLMLISGIACAVALPVIGLLVYKILSLYCQGSVPGLDDELSKDTYLKFETLSMKQRTLNANPSELWTHRQTEESQERMLLFSRSSIDSQMTYRSDSSRSEFLC from the exons ATGCATCTTCTTCTCTACGCCCATGTCTTCCTGTGCTGCTTCAGTGTGGCCCATTCCTTCTGTCCTTCCCAGTGTACCTGTGTTTACCATGGACGGAGTGATGGAACGGGGACCAG ATCTGTGCTGTGTGATGACCCAGACATGTCCGACATCCCCGTAAATGTCCCTGTGGATACGGTCAAACTGCGGGTAGAGAAGACAGGCGTGAGGCGCATCCCCACCGAGGCCTTCTACTACCTGAACGACCTGCGCTACCTGTGGATCACCTACAACTCTATCTCCTCTGTGGACGCCGCCGCCTTCTACAACCTCAAGGTCCTCCACGAACTGCGGCTGGACGGGAACCTGATCTCCACCTTCCCCTGGGAGTCCCTAAAGGAGATGCCTAGTCTGAGGACGCTGGATCTTCACAACAACCGCTTGACCAGCGTGGCCATGGAGGCTATCCCGTACCTGGTCAACATCACCTACCTGGATATCTCCAGCAACAAGTTGACCACTCTGTCTTCGGACCTCGTGGATATCTGGCCGCCGTTCAATGGAATGCCCGTCTCCTCCAGCCTGTCCCAGAAAGTGGTGCTCG GTATTCAGGACAACCCGTGGATCTGCGACTGCAGGATCTCCAAGCTGATCGAGCTCTCCAAAATGTCTGACACATCAGTGGTACTAATGGATCAGTTCCTGTCTTGCAGTGGGCCTGAGAACCTGGCAGGGGTTATGTTCCAAAGGGCAGAGCTGGACCAATGTCTCAAACCGTCTGTCATGATGTCAGCCACCAAGATTACAGCCTCGTTGGGCAGCAATGTGCTTCTGCGCTGTGATGCCACGGGTTACCCCACACCTACCCTAATCTGGACCACTTCAGATGGCTCACCTGTCAACAACACAG TTGTCCAGGAGTCTCCGGGAGAAGGTGTCCGATGGTCAATCATCAGCCTAAATGGGATCTCGTACAAAGACGACGGGGAGTACAGCTGCAAGGCTAAGAACTTCGCCGGTAATGCAGAGGCTGCCATCAGCCTGTCTGTGGCAGGTTATGTCGCTACAACCATGCCCCCACAGAGGTCCAATGGAGAGGCTGGAGGGAATAGCCCATCCACAACATCCTCTGCTCCGTCAACTGACTTCTCCAACTCCCCTAGCACTCTgattaccaccaccaccccagccACGACCACACTGCCACCCGTTCCCACCAAGAAGAAACTCATGCCCAGCAATGTGCAGCAGAAAGCCCCACCCAAACCATCCAAGATCCAGCAAGGCAGCGACAGGATGCTGGCGGCGGATCAGAGCAAAAAGAAGGACGCTTCTAAGTCTGTCCAAGATCTCGAGATCGTGGAGGAAACGGCGGACAGCGCAGTTCTACTCTGGACGGCAGACGGTTTGCCGAGCGATGCCCCTCTCACCGTTGTGTACTCTACTTACGACGATGAGGACGACTCCAAAAGGACAATGGATACTGATGCCGGGAGTGGCAAGGTCCTTCTCGAAGGCTTAACTTCTGGAATGAGGTACCAGGTTTGTCTGGTTGCCAAGGGAAGTGCGGCGGGGATAGACCCCTGCATCAACTTCTTCACCCTGGACATTGTTGAGGACGATGCCGAGAACCAGCTGCTGATGCTCATCAGCGGCATTGCCTGCGCCGTGGCTTTACCTGTCATCGGTCTGCTGGTCTACAAGATCCTCTCACTCTACTGCCAGGGCAGTGTGCCAGGTTTGGACGACGAGCTGTCTAAAGACACGTATTTGAAGTTTGAGACGCTGTCGATGAAGCAGAGGACCTTGAACGCTAATCCCAGTGAATTGTGGACCCACAGGCAGACCGAGGAATCCCAAGAGAGGATGCTCCTCTTCTCCAGGTCCAGCATTGACTCACAAATGACATACAGGAGTGACAGTTCCAGGTCAGAATTTCTGTGCTAG